From a single Bacteroidota bacterium genomic region:
- a CDS encoding M20/M25/M40 family metallo-hydrolase: protein MKPAIYADQHFDSFLNDLKTLARIPSCSWAGFDPVHLETSANEVASQMGKAGLEHIEILRLPGVHPYIYGDWLHAGSDKPTILLYAHHDVQPPMREELWKTPVYEPTVIGDRIYARGIADDKAGVVLHLASIASWLRTTGSLPVNVKVIIEGEEEIGSAHLQDFLKAYRDRLAADVMVLADVGNYDTGIPSMTVSLRGLVTLQVEVSSLDHPLHSGIYGGPVPDPVIALSKIIAGLVSEDGTLAIPELISKVRPLSQTERDMIGSLKMTPDLFREHAQVLEGVDVFGGGDEILEKLWRQPSLVVNSMVAGSRTSAGNVVLEKAWAKLGLRTVPDISREFALEALKKRITELAPWNVKISFIEEKRGNHWSTDIAHPYFDAARRALKSGYGREAVYIGSGGSIPFAGPFSEALGNIPALLTGIEDPYTNAHSENESLHLGDFRKAIISQVHLFDEISRLGRV, encoded by the coding sequence ATGAAACCTGCCATCTATGCCGACCAGCATTTTGACTCTTTTCTGAATGACCTTAAAACCCTTGCCCGTATTCCCTCCTGTTCCTGGGCCGGATTCGATCCGGTTCATTTGGAAACGTCAGCCAATGAAGTTGCTTCCCAAATGGGAAAGGCTGGACTGGAACACATTGAAATTTTACGGTTGCCTGGGGTCCATCCCTACATTTATGGCGACTGGCTTCATGCAGGAAGTGACAAACCGACCATTTTGCTGTATGCACACCACGACGTTCAGCCGCCCATGCGTGAAGAGCTTTGGAAAACACCGGTATATGAACCAACAGTGATTGGGGACCGGATCTATGCCCGTGGCATTGCCGATGACAAGGCCGGTGTCGTCCTTCATCTGGCCAGCATTGCTTCATGGCTGAGAACAACCGGATCACTCCCGGTTAATGTGAAAGTCATTATTGAAGGGGAGGAGGAAATCGGATCGGCTCATTTGCAGGACTTTCTGAAAGCATACCGGGACCGGTTGGCGGCCGATGTCATGGTTCTGGCCGATGTTGGAAATTATGACACCGGCATTCCATCCATGACTGTCAGCCTGCGAGGTCTGGTCACCCTGCAGGTTGAAGTCTCTTCACTCGACCATCCCCTGCATTCCGGTATTTACGGTGGGCCGGTTCCCGACCCGGTTATTGCCCTTTCTAAAATCATTGCAGGTCTGGTGAGTGAAGATGGCACTCTGGCCATCCCTGAACTGATCAGCAAAGTCAGACCCCTCAGTCAGACCGAACGTGACATGATCGGCAGCCTGAAGATGACACCCGACCTGTTCAGAGAACATGCACAGGTGCTGGAAGGAGTGGATGTGTTCGGAGGCGGTGATGAGATTCTTGAAAAACTCTGGCGGCAACCCTCACTTGTGGTTAACTCAATGGTAGCGGGCAGCCGGACTTCCGCCGGAAATGTGGTTCTCGAGAAAGCCTGGGCCAAACTGGGATTGCGGACCGTTCCGGATATCAGCCGGGAATTTGCTCTTGAAGCATTGAAAAAACGGATCACTGAACTGGCCCCATGGAATGTGAAGATCAGTTTCATTGAAGAAAAACGCGGAAATCACTGGAGCACCGACATTGCTCATCCCTATTTCGATGCCGCCAGAAGAGCTCTGAAATCCGGGTATGGCCGTGAGGCAGTTTATATCGGCTCGGGTGGAAGTATTCCCTTTGCAGGTCCGTTTTCAGAGGCCCTGGGTAACATTCCTGCTTTATTGACTGGAATTGAAGATCCTTACACCAATGCCCATTCAGAAAATGAGTCGCTTCATCTCGGCGATTTCCGAAAAGCCATCATCAGCCAGGTGCACCTGTTTGATGAAATCAGCCGGCTGGGCCGGGTCTGA